Proteins encoded in a region of the Zea mays cultivar B73 chromosome 2, Zm-B73-REFERENCE-NAM-5.0, whole genome shotgun sequence genome:
- the LOC100276842 gene encoding uncharacterized protein LOC100276842 has product MAAMVRGPAMASAAGPGATSSAAAAAAAAAEEMRWRQLDSGVSAVSFGFVATAILVSMFLAMAILEHFLRPPTTAHAPPRGRGVLRRLRLFLLGRSGGAPGGTDLEAARKLHGHAPLEMPVYPRGVSVLMPGQDVPTFIAHPAPAPCPPERIRWPSHQPPPFTGSSPNPS; this is encoded by the exons ATGGCTGCCATGGTGCGCGGGCCCGCGATGGCCTCTGCGGCTGGGCCGGGTGCGACGTCGTCGGCTGCTgcggccgcggccgcggcggCGGAGGAGATGCGGTGGCGGCAGCTAGACAGCGGCGTGAGCGCGGTGTCGTTCGGGTTCGTGGCCACCGCCATACTCGTGTCCATGTTCCTCGCCATGGCCATCCTCGAGCACTTCCTCCGCCCCCCGACGACGGCCCACGCGCCGCCCCGGGGCCGGGGTGTCCTCCGCCGCCTCCGCCTCTTCCTCCTCGGCCGCAGTGGCGGCGCCCCCGGCGGGACGGATCTCGAGGCGGCGAGGAAGCTCCACGGTCACGCGCCCCTCGAG ATGCCTGTTTACCCCAGAGGCGTGTCAGTTCTGATGCCAGGGCAAGACGTGCCAACGTTCATCGCGCATCCTGCCCCTGCACCGTGCCCCCCAGAGAGGATCCGGTGGCCGTCACACCAGCCGCCTCCTTTCACTGGCTCCTCGCCAAACCCTAGCTAG
- the LOC100276842 gene encoding uncharacterized protein isoform X1: MAAMVRGPAMASAAGPGATSSAAAAAAAAAEEMRWRQLDSGVSAVSFGFVATAILVSMFLAMAILEHFLRPPTTAHAPPRGRGVLRRLRLFLLGRSGGAPGGTDLEAARKLHGHAPLEKNLHSSLHRERATKDWGLESTRKENTSYGVAEKEIRRTAANRQGPILVCSHTEIWSRSLGIASLVVHRTTATQGPSAVIILAA; the protein is encoded by the exons ATGGCTGCCATGGTGCGCGGGCCCGCGATGGCCTCTGCGGCTGGGCCGGGTGCGACGTCGTCGGCTGCTgcggccgcggccgcggcggCGGAGGAGATGCGGTGGCGGCAGCTAGACAGCGGCGTGAGCGCGGTGTCGTTCGGGTTCGTGGCCACCGCCATACTCGTGTCCATGTTCCTCGCCATGGCCATCCTCGAGCACTTCCTCCGCCCCCCGACGACGGCCCACGCGCCGCCCCGGGGCCGGGGTGTCCTCCGCCGCCTCCGCCTCTTCCTCCTCGGCCGCAGTGGCGGCGCCCCCGGCGGGACGGATCTCGAGGCGGCGAGGAAGCTCCACGGTCACGCGCCCCTCGAG AAGAACCTTCATAGTTCTCTACATCGCGAACGAGCCACAAAAGATTGGGGCCTAGAATCCACCAGAAAGGAGAACACAAGTTATGGAGTTGCTGAGAAGGAAATTCGGCGGACAGCAGCAAACAGACAAGGGCCCATCCTTGTCTGCAGCCACACCGAAATTTGGTCCCGTAGTTTAGGAATTGCAAGCCTGGTTGTACACAGGACCACAGCTACACAAGGCCCCAGTGCAGTCATCATTTTAGCTGCTTGA